In one Limisphaerales bacterium genomic region, the following are encoded:
- the acnA gene encoding aconitate hydratase AcnA has protein sequence MSTHNSFDSLKTFDLGNGNEGQFYSLPALEEAGLGSISRLPACLRIVLEAVLRNVDGKKVTEENVRELAAWQPKADRTAEVPFLVSRIVLQDFTGVPLLVDLAAMRSAVARLGKEPKLIEPLVPVDLVVDHSVQVDFSGSDDAMDKNLDLEFTRNRERYQFLKWGMQAFDTFKVVPPGIGIVHQVNLEYLAQGILEKGGVHYPDTLVGTDSHTTMINGLGVVGWGVGGIEAEAGMLGQPVYFLTPDVVGVQLTGELAEGVTATDLALTVTEMLRAAKVVGKFVEFYGAGAEKLPLTDRATIANMAPEYGATMGYFPIDAETVNYLRATGRTDEHCAAFENYYRAQGLFGLPKAGEVDYSVDLSLDLGTVTSSVAGPKRPQDRIELPQMKEAFHETFTRPVADGGFGREANTLEAADTTVSLNGNGETELGHGSIVIAAITSCTNTSNPGVMLAAGLLAKKAVARGLTINPAVKTSLGPGSRVVSDYLEATDLQQYFDTLGFHLVGYGCTTCIGNSGPLAAPIEAAIVENDLVTASVLSGNRNFEARIHQNIKANFLMSPPLVVAFALAGRVDIDLSTDALGTDTDGNEVFLCDLWPSLEEVNSVMQAALKPEIFRKLYSDFANQNPKWNEIPANTGDLYEWDAQSTYIQEPPFFENFSLEPGNITPIEGARVLGLFGDSVTTDHISPAGAIKADSPAGKFLQDNEVDQKDFNSFGSRRGNDRIMTRGTFGNVRIKNQMVPGTEGGITTFEGDTVSIHEAAQRHRENGTPLIVLAGTEYGTGSSRDWAAKGTRLLGVRAVVAASFERIHRSNLVGMGVLPLQFKDGASPQSLGFDGSETFDVIGLNDTLQPQSELILRVTKNGATQDIPVACRIDTPIEVDYYRHGGILPYVLRQLAG, from the coding sequence ATGAGCACCCACAATTCTTTCGATTCATTAAAAACATTCGACCTCGGCAACGGCAACGAAGGCCAATTCTATTCACTGCCCGCGCTGGAGGAAGCCGGACTGGGCAGCATCTCGCGACTGCCCGCCTGCCTGCGCATCGTGCTTGAGGCCGTGCTGCGGAACGTCGATGGCAAAAAAGTCACCGAGGAAAACGTGCGCGAACTCGCTGCGTGGCAGCCCAAGGCCGACCGCACCGCGGAGGTGCCTTTTCTCGTTTCGCGGATTGTGTTGCAGGATTTCACCGGCGTGCCGTTGCTTGTGGACCTCGCCGCCATGCGCAGCGCCGTCGCGCGCCTCGGCAAGGAGCCTAAGCTCATTGAGCCACTCGTGCCGGTGGATCTCGTTGTGGACCACTCCGTGCAAGTCGATTTCTCCGGCAGCGACGACGCGATGGACAAGAACCTCGACCTCGAATTCACCCGCAACCGCGAGCGCTACCAATTCCTGAAATGGGGCATGCAAGCCTTCGATACGTTCAAGGTCGTCCCTCCCGGTATCGGCATCGTGCATCAAGTGAACCTGGAATACCTCGCCCAAGGCATCCTCGAAAAGGGCGGCGTGCATTATCCAGACACGCTAGTCGGCACCGATTCCCACACTACGATGATCAACGGCCTCGGCGTGGTCGGCTGGGGCGTGGGCGGCATCGAGGCGGAAGCGGGGATGCTCGGGCAACCGGTTTACTTTCTCACGCCGGATGTTGTCGGCGTGCAACTCACGGGCGAATTGGCCGAAGGCGTCACCGCCACCGACCTTGCGCTTACCGTTACGGAGATGCTGCGCGCGGCGAAGGTGGTCGGCAAGTTTGTGGAATTTTACGGCGCGGGCGCGGAGAAACTGCCGCTCACCGACCGCGCCACCATCGCGAACATGGCGCCCGAGTACGGCGCGACGATGGGCTACTTTCCCATCGATGCCGAGACGGTCAACTACCTCCGCGCCACCGGCCGCACCGACGAACACTGCGCCGCGTTTGAAAATTATTACCGCGCGCAGGGCCTCTTCGGTTTGCCGAAGGCCGGCGAGGTGGACTACTCGGTGGACCTCTCGCTCGACCTCGGCACGGTGACCTCCAGCGTCGCCGGTCCCAAACGCCCGCAAGACCGCATCGAGCTGCCTCAGATGAAAGAGGCGTTCCACGAAACCTTCACGCGCCCCGTGGCCGACGGCGGTTTCGGTCGCGAAGCCAACACGCTTGAGGCGGCCGACACCACCGTGTCGCTCAACGGCAATGGCGAAACAGAACTCGGCCACGGCAGCATCGTCATCGCCGCCATCACCAGCTGCACCAACACCTCCAATCCCGGTGTGATGCTTGCCGCTGGTTTGCTCGCCAAGAAAGCCGTCGCGCGCGGCCTCACCATCAATCCCGCCGTCAAAACCTCCCTCGGCCCCGGCTCGCGGGTGGTCAGCGATTATCTTGAGGCCACCGATCTGCAGCAGTATTTTGACACGCTCGGCTTCCATCTCGTCGGCTACGGTTGCACCACGTGCATCGGCAACAGTGGCCCGCTCGCCGCGCCCATCGAGGCGGCCATCGTCGAGAACGACCTTGTCACCGCCAGCGTGCTCAGCGGCAACCGCAACTTCGAGGCGCGCATTCACCAGAACATCAAGGCCAACTTTTTGATGAGCCCGCCGCTGGTCGTCGCCTTCGCGCTGGCCGGCCGCGTGGACATCGATCTCTCCACCGACGCCCTCGGCACGGACACCGACGGCAACGAGGTTTTCCTGTGCGATCTTTGGCCATCGCTCGAGGAAGTGAACTCCGTGATGCAAGCCGCTCTGAAGCCGGAAATTTTCCGCAAACTCTACAGCGACTTCGCCAATCAAAATCCCAAGTGGAACGAAATCCCCGCCAACACCGGCGACCTTTACGAATGGGACGCGCAAAGCACGTACATCCAAGAGCCGCCCTTCTTTGAAAACTTCAGCCTCGAGCCCGGCAACATCACGCCCATCGAAGGCGCGCGCGTGCTCGGCCTCTTTGGCGACAGTGTCACCACCGACCACATCTCACCCGCCGGTGCCATCAAAGCCGATTCCCCCGCCGGAAAATTTTTGCAAGACAACGAAGTTGATCAAAAGGATTTCAACAGCTTCGGCAGCCGCCGAGGCAATGACCGCATCATGACCCGCGGCACCTTCGGCAATGTCCGCATCAAAAACCAAATGGTCCCCGGCACCGAAGGCGGCATCACCACCTTCGAAGGCGACACCGTCAGCATCCACGAAGCCGCCCAACGCCATCGCGAAAACGGCACCCCGCTCATCGTGCTGGCCGGTACCGAATACGGCACCGGCTCCAGCCGCGACTGGGCCGCCAAAGGCACGCGCCTGCTCGGCGTCCGCGCCGTCGTCGCCGCCAGCTTCGAGCGCATCCACCGCAGCAACCTCGTCGGCATGGGCGTGCTCCCGCTGCAATTCAAAGACGGCGCCAGCCCGCAAAGCCTCGGCTTTGACGGCAGCGAAACGTTCGATGTGATCGGCCTCAACGACACCCTCCAACCCCAAAGTGAACTCATCCTGCGAGTCACCAAAAACGGCGCGACCCAAGACATCCCCGTCGCCTGCCGCATCGATACCCCCATCGAAGTGGATTATTACCGCCACGGCGGAATTTTGCCGTATGTGTTAAGGCAACTCGCAGGGTAG
- a CDS encoding toxin-antitoxin system YwqK family antitoxin — protein MKRITPILAIAWVCLGMATAQEALQRRADGLWYLPKATAPYTGQAERKHFDGTRISEIHYRAGKQHGPSKFWYNNGKPRSVFNYADGKLDGNSTYYYKDGGIQNLTTYRVGVLHGPTVDWWPNGKKSFEENYANGIPSGIWRGWWPDGKLASEKTYRNRSLVARREWARDGMPKQLVGWNLNGTPINAATQRARQQTVGRRIAWNRVSGPNRIDLIYRDKPLSTIRKVFGDPDATNDQRWTYTGLRIQDPTDNRMYDTVVFSFKKGKVAEIYIQ, from the coding sequence GTGAAACGCATTACACCAATTTTGGCCATCGCGTGGGTGTGCCTCGGCATGGCCACCGCGCAGGAGGCGCTGCAACGACGTGCCGATGGTTTGTGGTATTTGCCCAAGGCCACCGCGCCCTACACCGGCCAAGCCGAGCGCAAACATTTCGATGGCACGCGCATTTCAGAAATCCATTATCGCGCTGGCAAACAGCACGGTCCCTCCAAATTCTGGTACAACAACGGCAAGCCTCGCTCGGTGTTCAATTACGCCGATGGCAAATTGGATGGGAACTCAACGTATTATTATAAGGACGGCGGAATCCAAAACCTCACCACCTATCGCGTGGGCGTCCTGCACGGACCAACGGTTGACTGGTGGCCCAACGGCAAAAAAAGTTTTGAGGAAAATTACGCCAACGGCATTCCGAGTGGCATCTGGCGCGGCTGGTGGCCGGACGGGAAATTGGCCAGTGAAAAAACCTATCGCAATCGCAGCCTCGTCGCCCGGCGCGAATGGGCGCGCGACGGTATGCCCAAGCAATTGGTCGGATGGAATCTCAACGGCACGCCCATCAACGCCGCCACCCAACGCGCTCGCCAACAAACCGTCGGTCGCCGCATCGCGTGGAATCGCGTGAGCGGCCCCAATCGCATTGATTTGATTTACCGCGACAAACCCTTGAGCACCATTCGCAAAGTGTTCGGCGATCCCGATGCCACCAACGATCAACGCTGGACGTATACAGGCCTCCGCATTCAAGACCCAACGGACAATCGAATGTACGACACGGTCGTTTTCAGTTTCAAAAAAGGCAAGGTCGCCGAGATCTACATCCAGTAG
- a CDS encoding type II secretion system protein, protein MKHKKTTSGFTLIEILVVIAIIGVLAAMLMPVLAGAKKKARTIKSVSNQKQIGAGYTGYLGDHDGWFPTVYGPAGLGGQTGTGMGGSGPLPPVVVSLFGAKVPEAERPLNEYVGSADVFHDPADNGSTLYKMRSCWKTLGTSYQPQVADDLFRVKRVLGERNEKPGSYEATSMHESELTQFAAVDKKIIQGDWNWPYDREDAWHSTKGLAKHIMLYGDMHVEEYIFPSTQEMVDMFTQTPDPAFKWW, encoded by the coding sequence ATGAAACACAAAAAAACCACCTCAGGATTTACGTTAATTGAAATACTCGTGGTGATTGCCATCATTGGCGTTTTGGCAGCGATGCTGATGCCCGTGCTTGCGGGAGCGAAGAAAAAAGCACGCACAATCAAGAGCGTCAGCAACCAAAAACAAATCGGGGCCGGCTACACAGGCTATCTCGGCGACCATGATGGATGGTTCCCGACCGTATACGGCCCCGCTGGGCTGGGCGGACAAACCGGCACCGGTATGGGTGGCAGCGGCCCACTCCCCCCCGTTGTGGTCAGTTTATTTGGAGCCAAAGTACCCGAAGCCGAGCGGCCGCTTAACGAATATGTCGGAAGCGCGGACGTGTTTCATGACCCCGCCGACAACGGCAGCACCCTCTACAAAATGAGAAGCTGCTGGAAAACACTCGGCACCAGCTATCAACCCCAAGTCGCCGATGATCTCTTTCGCGTGAAACGTGTACTGGGCGAACGCAATGAAAAGCCCGGCAGTTATGAAGCCACTTCCATGCACGAATCCGAGCTCACCCAGTTTGCCGCGGTAGACAAAAAAATAATCCAGGGCGATTGGAACTGGCCCTACGACCGCGAAGACGCGTGGCACTCCACCAAAGGACTCGCCAAGCACATCATGCTTTATGGCGACATGCACGTGGAGGAATACATTTTTCCCTCCACCCAAGAAATGGTCGACATGTTCACCCAAACACCAGACCCAGCATTCAAGTGGTGGTAA
- a CDS encoding type II secretion system protein codes for MKKPQHVNAFTLIELLVVIAIIGILASLLLPVLAGAKKKARTIKSVSNQKQIGAGYTGYLGDHDGWFPRVAGPASVGGKQGDGMGQKGKLPKLVARLYGALVPENERPLNEYVGDPKIFHDPADIGGGVYVLPSCWESLGNSYQPQSADDMFRVKRVLGEKSEPADSYEGISMHESELTTHNAVDKKIIQGDWNWPYDREDAWHGVEDYGRHVMLYGDMHVEQFVFPPTSTLLKWQLQPPPDPAFTWW; via the coding sequence ATGAAGAAACCCCAACACGTAAACGCTTTTACTCTGATTGAGTTGCTGGTCGTCATTGCCATTATCGGCATCCTTGCTTCGCTCCTGTTGCCGGTATTGGCCGGGGCCAAGAAAAAGGCACGCACAATCAAAAGTGTCAGTAACCAAAAACAAATCGGAGCAGGCTACACCGGCTATCTCGGCGACCACGATGGATGGTTTCCCAGAGTAGCAGGCCCGGCCAGTGTGGGAGGAAAACAAGGCGACGGCATGGGCCAAAAAGGCAAACTCCCTAAACTCGTGGCTCGGCTTTACGGGGCATTGGTGCCCGAAAACGAACGGCCGCTCAACGAGTATGTGGGGGATCCGAAAATTTTCCATGACCCGGCGGACATCGGCGGCGGCGTGTATGTCCTCCCCAGTTGTTGGGAATCGCTTGGCAACAGCTATCAACCCCAGTCTGCCGATGACATGTTTCGCGTGAAGCGCGTGCTCGGCGAAAAAAGCGAACCGGCTGACTCATACGAGGGCATTTCCATGCACGAATCCGAACTCACCACGCATAATGCCGTTGATAAAAAAATAATCCAAGGCGACTGGAATTGGCCTTACGACCGCGAAGATGCGTGGCATGGCGTAGAAGACTATGGTCGACACGTGATGCTTTATGGCGATATGCACGTGGAACAATTTGTGTTCCCCCCCACCTCCACACTCCTCAAATGGCAGCTCCAACCTCCGCCCGATCCCGCCTTTACCTGGTGGTGA
- a CDS encoding redoxin domain-containing protein — translation MPIEVSSKAPDFTLKSSNADGEKNDFGLTDVTLSANYGEKNTVLLFVPLAFTGVCTAELCDLTAGIGAYHDLNATVIAVSVDSPFAQKQWAEKDGIEITLASDLNKQTAKDYGVLLDDLIGVGATSARAAFVIDKEGTVQYAEQTASPGDLPNFEAIKETLAKLN, via the coding sequence ATGCCCATTGAAGTAAGCTCCAAAGCTCCTGATTTCACCCTCAAATCCAGCAACGCCGACGGCGAAAAAAACGATTTCGGTCTTACCGACGTGACGCTCAGCGCTAATTACGGCGAAAAAAACACGGTGCTTCTCTTTGTGCCGCTCGCGTTCACCGGCGTGTGCACCGCCGAGCTGTGTGATCTCACCGCCGGGATTGGCGCGTATCACGATCTCAATGCCACCGTGATCGCCGTGAGTGTCGATAGCCCGTTCGCCCAAAAACAATGGGCCGAAAAGGACGGCATCGAAATCACGCTCGCGAGCGATTTGAACAAGCAAACCGCCAAAGATTACGGCGTGCTGCTTGATGATCTCATCGGCGTGGGCGCCACCAGCGCGCGCGCGGCCTTCGTCATCGACAAAGAAGGCACCGTGCAATACGCCGAGCAAACCGCGTCGCCCGGCGACTTGCCAAACTTCGAAGCCATCAAGGAAACCTTGGCCAAGCTCAACTAA